The region acagcatcacggaggtcagtggaaRGCAgaacgccgtcctcaagtcagagaccgacacagagactttaactgtaacacacaggttcttacacacaggatctgaccacagatcagacccagYMAGACTAAGGccactgggctgtcctcctgctcccggCTCAGAATATTTACCGGTATTTCACCAGAGCCAGAGGATGGTTAATTCCCGTGGGGATGTTGATGGTGACGCATTAGACACTGGCAGTGATGATCCATCTTGTTCTTACACTACAGAGATGGATTCTGGCAAAATGCACTTGGGTTTAGAGACccagactgatctgtctagaggggactggaaccggtacagtagtagtgtatactctaaagggtgcctagataagaaaggggaggttatAGTGGTAGATGaggtgaaagtggagggcgatgctcctcccacatggaatacagatagtcacctaggagacggacactcacagggcagagatttcttaAATTACAGGGGTAGCTTAGAGACTAATCTAAATGTCGCCACCCAATCCTCTTTAGATGCGTTCAGGGGTCGTGACCCAGTGTTCACYTCGATGGCACCTTCCGATTCACACGGCCAGatccttttcgatcaggtattgaactcaaacgacaGGYCTAGAGCCCAGGCTCAGGGAGAAGGAGCCACATCAGGCAATAGTAAGGAGAAACgattcctctgcatgttctgtaacaaaggcttcagctgcccccagaaggtggagaggcaccagagggtccacacaggggagaaacccttcagctgtacccagtgtgaMAAGAGGTTCTCCCGCCAGGACAACCTAAAGatgcaccagagggtccacactggggagaaacccttcagctgtacccagtgtcacatgcgcttcgccctggctggcaacctgaagatgcacctgaaggtccacacgggagaacGGCCGTTCGCCTGTACGaactgcgggaagaggttctcagagaggagatacctcaggatacaccagcagaaaaaccatGCCACTCTATGATatagaaagtaaccattccaTTCCATAGATTCTGACGTTTAGATcaaaccctgcattaaagacaaagatTAATCTATTGCCAGCAGAAAAGATCCACTGATTACTTTTGACTTACCATAGCTGACTCTTATTTACCCACAAAATAATTTATGTCCAACATGATGGGTTTAGCAACAATTAAGTTATtcagtaactacagtataggactcaaacGATGTGGGGATAGGTAAACTCTCCATGTTGATAGTGTGTTTATTACCTGTGTGTGCATctatgtctgtgtaatctgtatcacctcTCTCTTCCAAGAGGAGGGTCCAGAGCAATGATTCATATattacactagatgactgataagGGGCGCTGTTTTGAAACCGCGCCTTCATTCAAGTCTAAGAAGCaattgtttttgcgtcttttacttacAGTTtcttacaccagcttcaaacaactgaaaatacaataagtttggttttggaaaatatatttcacagcggtttagatggtagaaTGATTCTCTACGCTATACTTACTTGTTTTATCAAAAACTGAAATGAGGTGAACTATTAGACATTTAAAAACCacgaaatggcagagcgatttctgcaaagTGCAgctttaaatacatgtaattttgtccatgaaacatttcattgaaatactgtagaattccattaattcctatggagaactgctccttctggggagtgccaatatggccgactggTGGCTTTGAAGCCTCTCACTGGCCaataggtcgttatcaataaaatATCCCAATAAGATGCAGGGTGTTCGATTTGCCTGCTGAGGGGCAAGGAGACCCCAGCTCCTCTAAAGCCATTGACAACTGCGTGCCGtttaagggattgttaaataaaggttaactattTGGATGTAATATCGATCCACTCCTTGAGAGCATTGTCAGAACTACAAACGTCCATGCAAAAGAATTGCGCACATTTAGCtatatcatcagagttatacagaaGTAACGCATGCTTTTAATGATCAGAAAACATCAATTGTtcatgtaatttcagatatgTGAGGGTAGCCCACGATATCTCTCAATAGCGGCCACTTTTAATTGGATAATTGAGTGATATAAAAGTAATTATATCTGACAATATGAGTGGTTTAGGTTCATTTCCCATTGTTTGTGGGCTCTGCCTGCCAAGCAGCAGAAGGCACATTTACCGATGTAATTTTAGCTGATAATGTTTATTTGCAAGTTACCGGTAGACActttgtacagttggctaaacatagtGGTAAGTTGACCTAATGTACATTTTTCTCCAACCAACATAGGCCtcctagctaagttagctaacattatccccttttcaacattgtttttcaGAGTGTGTAATCacgattgctgctgacagacatgataggctgcattgattgatggaccacgtcaaattggctagctagctaataacagatcacgtCAATATGGCTGGTTAACAAGCTAACTTTTAGGATAAACTAGATGGCTAAATCCAAATATTGTTCATTTGCATGCCATCTATAGTGATGATGACAGTAGTCCGACGACAACTTTTTCAAGACGAGGACTTGCCGATGTCAAGCCTAATCTCCTGATACAGCAAGCTACATTACGCatgtttgcttagctagctagctacatgccaaatggataggCTACCATCGCTTATctgaaaatacagtgccttcaggaagtattcatactaGAGGTGACCGACTattgatttttcaacgccgatacataccgattattggaggacaaaaaaagcgataccgattaaatcggccatttaaaaaaatatatattttatttgtaataatgacaattacaacaatactgaatgaacacttttactttaacttaatataatacatcaatcaatcaatttagcctcaaatagataatgaaacatgttcaatttggtttaaattctCCAACAAATGTGAGAAGAAagtaaagaaagtaaaagtgcaatatgtgccatgtaaaaaagctaacgtttaagttccttgctcagaacatatgaaagctggtggttccttttaacatgagtcttcaatattcccaggtaagaagttttaggttgtagttatataggagttataggactatttctctctatacatttgtatttcatataccttgactattggttgttcttataggcactttagtcttgccagtgtaacagtatagcttccgtccctctcctcgcccctacctgggctcgaacagaACGCATCgaaaacagccaccctcgaagcatcttatccattgctccacaaatgtccgcccttgcagagcaaggggaacaactacttcaaggtctcagagcgagtgccgtcaccgtttgaaacgctattagcgcgcaccccactaactagctagccatttcacatcggttacaccagccaatctcgggagttgataggcttgaagtcataaacagctcaatgcttgaagca is a window of Salvelinus sp. IW2-2015 linkage group LG13, ASM291031v2, whole genome shotgun sequence DNA encoding:
- the LOC111971748 gene encoding uncharacterized protein: MANCMVFHTQIASIMEVLANAAVXEICKLVDDDYAVFRLEITQSQKENMALRRKLLELKVARERAERTXRERVLASRPSSVKILDRYRGMARGEGHLTGGNRSFVKPAGHNTWRDGQPITVDERSGTSTHHVIVMESADPEAVGPGVKQERSGGEEDPRHSRDIQTGAASGAPPVATEDPAPAQPRIRHSITEVSGXQNAVLKSETDTETLTVTHRFLHTGSDHRSDPXRLRPLGCPPAPGSEYLPVFHQSQRMVNSRGDVDGDALDTGSDDPSCSYTTEMDSGKMHLGLETQTDLSRGDWNRYSSSVYSKGCLDKKGEVIVVDEVKVEGDAPPTWNTDSHLGDGHSQGRDFLNYRGSLETNLNVATQSSLDAFRGRDPVFTSMAPSDSHGQILFDQVLNSNDRXRAQAQGEGATSGNSKEKRFLCMFCNKGFSCPQKVERHQRVHTGEKPFSCTQCXKRFSRQDNLKMHQRVHTGEKPFSCTQCHMRFALAGNLKMHLKVHTGERPFACTNCGKRFSERRYLRIHQQKNHATL